Proteins co-encoded in one Kribbella solani genomic window:
- a CDS encoding carbohydrate ABC transporter permease, producing MSAPAKTRTEPAGTGTRRGSRRRKQGIAGNALWFWVFVGPFVIGLLVFSYLPIIWSLILSFFEAYNTVTPSKFVGLQNYVDMLTDRNFLSSLGTFTIFAVFIVPLTFALSLLLALLVNQVKIARAFFRSVFFLPTACSYVVASLIWKLSIFNGVRFGLANTVLGWFGVDNIAWLSTVSPPWYWIPLITVRLWLQLGFYMILFIAGLQRISPTLYEAAYVDGAKPGWQVFRYITLPQLRATSVAVLILNLIAAYQAFDEFYNLIGNVNYARPPLVYLYGISLGQIQDLGHGSAGALILAAIIMIVTLLQSRLFGFGKAGD from the coding sequence ATGAGCGCACCGGCCAAGACCCGTACCGAACCCGCCGGGACCGGTACGCGGCGCGGTTCGCGGCGGCGGAAGCAGGGCATCGCCGGGAACGCGTTGTGGTTCTGGGTGTTCGTCGGCCCGTTCGTGATCGGCCTGCTGGTCTTCTCCTACCTGCCGATCATCTGGAGCCTGATCCTCAGCTTCTTCGAGGCGTACAACACGGTCACGCCGTCGAAGTTCGTCGGGCTGCAGAACTACGTCGACATGCTCACCGACCGCAACTTTCTCTCCAGCCTGGGCACGTTCACGATCTTCGCGGTGTTCATCGTGCCGCTGACGTTCGCGCTCTCGCTGCTGCTGGCGTTGCTGGTGAACCAGGTCAAGATCGCGCGGGCCTTCTTCCGGTCGGTGTTCTTCCTGCCGACCGCGTGCTCGTACGTGGTCGCGTCGCTGATCTGGAAACTGTCGATCTTCAACGGCGTCCGGTTCGGTCTCGCGAACACGGTGCTCGGCTGGTTCGGCGTCGACAACATCGCCTGGCTGTCGACGGTCAGCCCACCCTGGTACTGGATTCCGCTGATCACCGTCCGGTTGTGGCTGCAGCTCGGGTTCTACATGATCCTGTTCATCGCGGGCCTGCAGCGGATCTCGCCGACGCTGTACGAGGCCGCGTACGTGGACGGGGCGAAGCCCGGTTGGCAGGTGTTCCGGTACATCACGTTGCCGCAACTTCGGGCGACCTCGGTGGCCGTACTGATCCTCAACCTGATCGCGGCGTACCAGGCGTTCGACGAGTTCTACAACCTGATCGGCAACGTCAACTACGCGCGGCCGCCGCTGGTCTACCTGTACGGGATCTCGCTCGGCCAGATCCAGGACCTCGGCCACGGCTCGGCCGGCGCGCTGATCCTGGCAGCCATCATCATGATCGTGACACTGCTGCAGAGCCGGTTGTTCGGCTTCGGAAAGGCGGGCGACTGA
- a CDS encoding ABC transporter substrate-binding protein — MPAHVPNAGLTRRDLLKRTGGLAALAAFTAACGGNTGRPSSGGGSGGDKVNLSQWYHQYGETGTQQAALKYAKAYTDANVTVQWTPGDYGAKLSSGLLSSKGPDVFESQLNIGMVKSNQVVALDDIMADVKDDFQPGDLATNTVDGKIYGIRMIVDPQVIYYRKSLLDKAGIKPPETLDDLIAAAKELTTNKVKGIFVGNDAGLAMGGPALWSSGGDRLTADHKPGFGTPRAAQAFGKLHQLYADKSILLGSPTDWTDPSALNQGLVAMQWIGMWAVPGMQKALGDDLGVIPFPKLDAQGKPAVYSGGWTQFVSAKSPNIDAAKKFVKWLWLDKQDFQEDWALNYGFHIPPRKSLAAKASKLQSGVAADTVKLTADYGHTDDPAWTPKMNTAYNDMLTNIVKKGADPAAEIANAEKTVNAELSRLFG; from the coding sequence ATGCCTGCTCATGTTCCGAACGCCGGACTCACCCGGCGCGACCTGCTGAAGCGGACCGGCGGCCTGGCCGCGCTGGCCGCGTTCACCGCGGCCTGTGGCGGCAACACCGGCCGCCCCTCGTCCGGTGGTGGCAGCGGCGGCGACAAGGTGAACCTGTCGCAGTGGTACCACCAGTACGGTGAGACCGGTACGCAGCAGGCGGCGCTCAAGTACGCCAAGGCGTACACCGATGCGAATGTCACCGTGCAGTGGACGCCCGGCGACTACGGCGCCAAGCTCTCCTCCGGACTGCTCTCCAGCAAGGGCCCGGACGTCTTCGAGAGCCAGCTGAACATCGGCATGGTGAAGAGCAACCAGGTGGTCGCGCTGGACGACATCATGGCCGACGTCAAGGACGACTTCCAGCCGGGCGACCTGGCCACCAATACCGTCGACGGCAAGATCTACGGCATCCGGATGATCGTCGACCCGCAAGTGATCTACTACCGCAAGTCGCTGCTGGACAAGGCCGGCATCAAGCCGCCGGAGACGCTCGACGACCTGATCGCCGCGGCCAAGGAACTCACCACCAACAAGGTGAAGGGCATCTTCGTCGGCAACGACGCCGGCCTGGCGATGGGTGGGCCGGCGCTGTGGTCGTCCGGCGGGGACCGGCTGACCGCGGACCACAAGCCGGGCTTCGGTACGCCGCGCGCGGCCCAGGCCTTCGGCAAGCTGCACCAGCTGTACGCGGACAAGAGCATCCTGCTCGGCTCGCCGACCGACTGGACCGATCCGAGCGCGCTGAACCAGGGTCTGGTCGCGATGCAGTGGATCGGTATGTGGGCGGTGCCGGGAATGCAGAAGGCTTTGGGCGATGATCTGGGGGTGATCCCGTTCCCGAAGCTTGACGCGCAAGGCAAACCGGCCGTGTACTCCGGCGGCTGGACCCAGTTCGTTTCGGCCAAGAGCCCGAACATCGACGCGGCGAAGAAGTTCGTCAAGTGGCTGTGGCTCGACAAGCAGGACTTCCAGGAGGACTGGGCGCTGAACTACGGCTTCCACATCCCGCCGCGGAAGAGCCTCGCGGCCAAGGCGTCGAAGCTGCAGAGCGGGGTCGCGGCCGATACGGTCAAGCTGACCGCCGACTACGGGCACACCGACGACCCAGCCTGGACGCCGAAGATGAACACCGCGTACAACGACATGCTGACGAACATCGTCAAGAAGGGAGCCGACCCCGCCGCCGAGATCGCCAACGCCGAGAAGACCGTCAACGCCGAGCTCTCCCGGTTGTTCGGATGA
- a CDS encoding 3-hydroxyacyl-CoA dehydrogenase NAD-binding domain-containing protein, which translates to MIEWKNDAGVVTLTLNDPGASANTMNDAYVAAMGSIVERLVAEKALLKGVIVTSAKKTFFAGGDLRQLSRIQPADAAEAFGMIEEVKRQLRTLETLGVPVVAAINGSALGGGLEIALACHHRIVADDNRIELGVPEVTLGLLPGGGGVTRTVRMLGLQDALMKVLLQGQRMKPAQALSVGIIDEVVPAAELLDAARRWITTYKGDAKQPWDRDGYKIPGGTPSSPKLAAFLPAFPANLRKQLKGAPYPAPRAIMSAAVEGSQVDFGTASRIESRYFVSLATGQIAKNMIQAFFFDLQSINAGGSRPDGVPSYRARKVGVLGAGMMGAGIAYVCAKAGIDVVLKDVSLEAAARGKEYSEKLLAKQVAKGRTTPADVETFLSRITPTGDPNDLAGCDLVIEAVFEDTGLKQKVFAEIAGVVEPDALLCSNTSTLPITSLADGIDRPDDFVGMHFFSPVDRMPLVELIVGAKTSDRAIAQAYDVVRQIRKTPIVVNDSRGFFTSRVFGTLVMEGAAMVAEGVDPVMIERAATQAGFPAPPLAMLDEVTLTLPQKIRAAARAAGDSAGAFDDHPGMAVTDRLVNEFDRRGKAAGAGFYDYPAEGPKRLWPGLWEHFGQREPAAGAGAIPLVDLQERFLFAMALETVKCLDEGVLRSVPDANIGSIFGIGFPPLHGGALQYVNAYGPAAFADRARALAAAYGTRFEPPAALVRKAAAGEIFG; encoded by the coding sequence ATGATCGAGTGGAAGAACGACGCCGGTGTGGTCACCCTGACGCTGAACGACCCCGGCGCGTCGGCGAACACGATGAACGACGCGTACGTCGCCGCGATGGGGTCGATCGTGGAACGCCTGGTGGCCGAGAAGGCGCTGCTCAAGGGCGTGATCGTGACCAGCGCGAAGAAGACCTTCTTCGCCGGTGGCGACCTGCGGCAGCTGTCCCGGATCCAGCCGGCGGACGCCGCCGAGGCGTTCGGGATGATCGAAGAGGTGAAGCGGCAACTGCGTACGCTGGAAACGCTCGGCGTACCGGTCGTTGCCGCGATCAACGGGTCGGCACTGGGTGGCGGCCTGGAGATCGCACTCGCCTGTCACCACCGGATCGTTGCCGATGACAACCGCATCGAGCTCGGCGTACCCGAGGTGACGCTCGGTCTGCTGCCCGGCGGCGGGGGAGTGACGCGTACGGTCCGGATGCTCGGTTTGCAGGACGCGCTGATGAAGGTGCTGCTGCAGGGCCAGCGGATGAAGCCGGCGCAGGCGCTGTCGGTCGGAATCATCGACGAGGTGGTACCGGCGGCCGAGCTGCTGGATGCGGCCCGCCGCTGGATCACGACGTACAAAGGTGACGCCAAGCAGCCGTGGGACCGCGACGGCTACAAGATCCCCGGCGGCACGCCGTCCTCGCCGAAGCTGGCCGCCTTCCTGCCCGCCTTCCCGGCGAACCTGCGCAAACAGCTCAAGGGCGCCCCGTACCCGGCACCGCGCGCGATCATGAGCGCGGCGGTCGAGGGCAGCCAGGTGGACTTCGGGACCGCGTCCCGGATCGAGTCCCGGTACTTCGTCTCGCTCGCCACCGGACAGATCGCCAAGAACATGATCCAGGCGTTCTTCTTCGACCTGCAGTCGATCAACGCGGGCGGGTCGCGACCGGACGGCGTACCCTCCTATCGTGCCCGCAAGGTCGGTGTCCTTGGCGCGGGGATGATGGGCGCCGGGATCGCGTACGTCTGCGCCAAGGCGGGCATCGATGTCGTACTCAAGGATGTTTCGCTGGAGGCGGCCGCGCGCGGCAAGGAGTACTCCGAGAAACTGCTGGCGAAGCAGGTCGCGAAGGGGCGTACGACTCCCGCGGACGTGGAAACCTTCCTCAGCCGGATCACGCCGACCGGCGATCCGAACGATCTGGCCGGCTGCGATCTGGTCATCGAGGCGGTGTTCGAGGACACCGGGCTGAAGCAGAAGGTGTTCGCCGAGATCGCCGGCGTGGTCGAGCCGGACGCGCTGCTCTGCTCGAACACGTCCACGCTGCCGATCACCTCGCTCGCGGACGGGATCGACCGGCCCGACGACTTCGTCGGGATGCATTTCTTCTCGCCGGTGGATCGGATGCCGCTGGTCGAGCTGATCGTCGGCGCGAAGACGTCCGATCGGGCGATCGCGCAGGCGTACGACGTCGTCCGGCAGATCCGGAAGACGCCGATCGTGGTGAACGACAGCCGCGGATTCTTCACCTCGCGGGTGTTCGGCACGCTGGTGATGGAAGGCGCCGCGATGGTCGCCGAGGGGGTCGACCCGGTCATGATCGAGCGGGCCGCCACCCAGGCCGGGTTCCCGGCGCCGCCGCTGGCGATGCTGGACGAGGTCACGCTGACGCTGCCGCAGAAGATCCGTGCCGCGGCCCGGGCGGCCGGGGACAGCGCGGGCGCCTTCGACGACCATCCGGGAATGGCTGTTACGGACCGGCTGGTCAACGAATTCGACCGGCGGGGGAAAGCGGCCGGCGCCGGCTTCTACGACTACCCGGCCGAAGGCCCGAAGCGGTTGTGGCCCGGCTTGTGGGAGCACTTCGGCCAGCGCGAGCCGGCGGCGGGTGCAGGTGCGATTCCGCTCGTGGACCTGCAGGAGCGGTTCCTGTTCGCGATGGCGCTGGAGACCGTGAAGTGCCTGGACGAAGGCGTGCTGCGGTCCGTGCCGGACGCGAACATCGGCTCGATCTTCGGCATCGGCTTCCCGCCGCTGCACGGTGGCGCGTTGCAGTACGTGAACGCGTACGGCCCGGCCGCTTTTGCCGACCGGGCGCGTGCGCTGGCAGCGGCGTACGGGACGCGCTTCGAGCCGCCGGCCGCGCTGGTCCGGAAGGCGGCCGCGGGGGAGATCTTCGGCTGA